A region from the Acidobacteriota bacterium genome encodes:
- a CDS encoding peptide chain release factor 3 gives METMNLHEPPSGIAQEVARRRCFAIISHPDAGKTTLTEKLLLYAGAIDLAGAVRRKARQQHARSDWMAIEQARGISVTSTALQFDHDGCRFNLLDTPGHQDFSEDTYRVLMAVDTAVMVLDAAKGVEPQTLKLFAVCRDRGVPIVTFVNKLDQPGRDPMELLDEIERVLGMSAVPRNWPIGAGPEFQGVYDFEGERVLRFERGERGDRAIPIIPASLGDERLREELGERLFRELSEEAELLREAGTTFDRASFEAGRQTPVYFGSALNNFGVGAFLDALGDLALPPMPRASDQGMIDPVSDRFSGFIFKIQTNMDPMHRDSMAFMRVVSGRFETGMTVEHPRLGRSLRLPRAHRIFARERESTGEAFPGDVVGLVNPGLFVIGDTVCEGRPLRFPPLPRFAPEQFATLRAKSVDRQKSFQKGLRQLEEEGAIQILRDPMRRDPILAAVGELQFDLIRSRLSSEYGVETVLDRLPFRYALWPVAQNGTEDSEEIDWPNYGVNLAHDREGRSVAMIEGPWAEETLRQKNPGREFSRSSP, from the coding sequence ATGGAGACGATGAATCTACACGAACCGCCATCCGGGATTGCGCAGGAGGTGGCGCGGCGGCGCTGCTTCGCGATCATTTCGCATCCGGATGCCGGGAAAACGACTCTGACGGAGAAGCTGCTGCTGTACGCGGGAGCGATCGATCTTGCGGGAGCGGTGCGCCGCAAGGCGAGACAGCAGCATGCACGCTCGGACTGGATGGCGATCGAGCAGGCGCGTGGGATCTCCGTGACTTCGACCGCGCTCCAGTTCGATCACGACGGTTGCCGTTTCAACCTGCTCGATACGCCAGGCCACCAGGATTTCAGCGAAGACACATACCGCGTTCTGATGGCGGTCGATACGGCGGTGATGGTTCTCGATGCGGCCAAGGGTGTCGAGCCCCAGACGCTCAAGCTGTTCGCCGTCTGCCGCGATCGCGGCGTTCCGATCGTCACCTTCGTCAACAAGCTCGATCAGCCCGGACGGGATCCGATGGAGCTGCTCGATGAGATCGAACGGGTGCTCGGGATGTCGGCCGTTCCTCGAAACTGGCCGATCGGTGCCGGACCGGAGTTCCAGGGCGTCTACGATTTCGAGGGCGAGCGCGTGCTCCGATTCGAACGGGGTGAGCGTGGGGACCGTGCCATTCCGATCATTCCCGCGAGTCTCGGTGACGAACGGCTGCGCGAGGAGCTCGGCGAGCGGCTCTTCCGGGAGCTGAGCGAAGAGGCCGAGCTGTTGCGCGAAGCCGGAACGACTTTCGATCGAGCTTCCTTCGAAGCTGGCCGGCAGACGCCCGTTTACTTCGGAAGCGCGTTGAACAATTTCGGGGTCGGGGCATTTCTGGACGCTCTCGGAGACCTTGCGCTTCCGCCGATGCCCAGGGCGAGCGACCAGGGGATGATCGATCCCGTGAGCGACCGATTTTCCGGATTCATCTTCAAGATCCAGACGAACATGGATCCGATGCACCGCGACAGCATGGCGTTCATGCGGGTCGTTTCGGGCCGCTTCGAGACTGGTATGACCGTGGAGCACCCGAGGCTCGGTCGCTCGCTCCGCCTGCCGCGGGCTCATCGGATCTTTGCTCGCGAGCGGGAATCGACCGGGGAGGCTTTCCCGGGTGATGTCGTCGGGCTCGTCAATCCGGGTCTGTTCGTGATTGGCGATACCGTTTGCGAGGGAAGGCCGTTGCGCTTTCCTCCGCTTCCGCGCTTCGCTCCGGAGCAGTTCGCGACTCTGCGGGCAAAATCGGTCGATCGTCAGAAGAGCTTTCAGAAGGGGCTTCGTCAGCTCGAGGAGGAAGGCGCAATCCAGATCCTGAGGGATCCGATGCGCCGGGACCCGATTCTCGCCGCGGTGGGTGAGCTGCAGTTCGACCTCATCCGGTCGCGGCTGTCTTCGGAATATGGAGTGGAAACCGTTCTCGACCGGCTGCCGTTCCGATACGCACTCTGGCCCGTCGCACAGAACGGAACGGAGGATTCCGAAGAGATTGACTGGCCGAACTATGGTGTGAATCTCGCGCACGACCGCGAGGGGCGGTCCGTCGCGATGATCGAGGGTCCGTGGGCCGAGGAAACATTGAGGCAGAAGAACCCCGGCCGCGAGTTTTCACGCTCGAGTCCCTGA
- the queA gene encoding tRNA preQ1(34) S-adenosylmethionine ribosyltransferase-isomerase QueA, which translates to MKRSDFSYELPAELIAQTAGERGTSRMLVVRPETGALEHRSIVDFPSELNPDDLVVLNDTRVIPARLFADPLPGMERRIEILLARDRGDGVWEALAKPARRIGEGDVLRFSADLTARVITKLDRGRVVVAFEKTAEELLSLIETVGRAPLPPYIRRDATDADRERYQTVYASAPGAVAAPTAGLHFTDDILAAIRKRGIPIERVTLHVGLGTFRPVEAENIQDHVMDVERFEIPESTAEAVRRAKAAGGRVVAIGTTTVRALESAADEEGRLSPGRSETGIFIVPGYSFRVVDALLTNFHLPESTLLMLVSAFAGVETIRHAYREAIARRYRFYSYGDCMFIERGGS; encoded by the coding sequence ATGAAGAGATCGGACTTCAGCTACGAGCTCCCGGCAGAGCTGATCGCCCAGACAGCCGGGGAGCGAGGGACGTCCCGGATGCTGGTGGTACGGCCTGAAACCGGAGCGCTCGAGCATCGTTCGATTGTCGATTTCCCGTCCGAGCTCAATCCGGATGACCTCGTCGTTCTGAACGACACCCGGGTCATCCCCGCGCGCCTTTTCGCGGATCCCCTCCCCGGAATGGAGAGGCGGATCGAGATTCTCCTCGCCCGCGATCGCGGCGACGGAGTCTGGGAGGCGTTGGCGAAACCGGCCCGACGCATCGGCGAAGGTGACGTGCTTCGATTCAGCGCAGACCTGACTGCCCGAGTGATCACGAAGCTCGACCGGGGGCGGGTCGTCGTCGCATTCGAAAAGACCGCGGAAGAGCTACTCTCCCTTATCGAGACCGTCGGCCGCGCCCCGCTCCCCCCATACATCCGGCGCGACGCGACCGACGCCGACCGCGAGCGCTACCAGACCGTCTACGCCTCCGCACCGGGTGCCGTCGCCGCCCCGACCGCGGGTCTTCATTTCACCGACGACATTCTCGCCGCAATTCGTAAGCGGGGCATCCCGATCGAACGCGTCACCCTCCACGTCGGCCTCGGGACCTTCCGCCCGGTCGAAGCCGAGAATATTCAGGATCACGTCATGGATGTCGAGCGCTTCGAGATCCCGGAATCGACTGCGGAGGCCGTGCGGCGGGCGAAGGCTGCCGGAGGACGGGTCGTCGCGATCGGAACCACAACCGTGCGCGCCCTCGAGAGCGCCGCGGACGAAGAAGGCCGGCTGAGTCCCGGCAGGAGCGAGACCGGCATTTTCATCGTTCCGGGATACTCGTTTCGAGTCGTCGACGCGCTGCTCACCAACTTCCACCTGCCGGAAAGTACGCTCCTGATGCTCGTCTCCGCGTTCGCGGGGGTCGAGACGATCCGCCACGCCTATCGGGAGGCGATCGCCCGGCGCTACCGTTTCTACAGCTACGGCGACTGCATGTTCATCGAGAGGGGCGGGAGTTAG
- a CDS encoding DUF1573 domain-containing protein gives MEPDPEDRELGSLLRRYEEHRNALRRLSASAPDGRLARRYERFIEDLSRTIDYLVDLQVDDETDDGWEAEEDDSDTIAAPPPEQQPRADDFETMNIKRWNEPLVHDRTQPVPEETPSRTRNIPMAVILIAIVALISALIWWSAGDQPGEQPAVEESEAPAVIEETPEPVPMTISPADFDFGTVREGTRASHQFTVTNASDAPIEIEFERSSCRCLWYQPGSAIPPGESGEVAITIDGSRVEPGPLTETVVIRNKLNPELTASAVVTAEIVGRN, from the coding sequence ATGGAGCCCGATCCCGAAGATCGAGAGCTGGGGAGTCTTCTCAGGCGGTACGAGGAGCATCGAAACGCGCTCAGGAGGCTCTCCGCCTCCGCGCCTGACGGTCGTCTGGCACGGAGATACGAGCGCTTCATCGAGGATCTGAGTCGCACCATCGACTACCTGGTCGATCTTCAGGTCGATGACGAGACCGACGATGGCTGGGAAGCCGAGGAGGACGATTCCGATACTATCGCCGCGCCCCCACCGGAGCAGCAGCCTCGAGCCGACGACTTCGAAACGATGAACATCAAGCGTTGGAACGAGCCGCTCGTGCACGACCGGACCCAACCAGTCCCGGAGGAGACGCCCAGCCGGACACGCAATATCCCGATGGCGGTGATCCTCATCGCGATCGTTGCACTGATCTCCGCTCTGATCTGGTGGTCGGCGGGAGACCAGCCGGGGGAGCAGCCTGCAGTCGAGGAGTCTGAAGCGCCGGCGGTCATCGAGGAAACCCCGGAGCCCGTCCCGATGACGATCTCGCCGGCCGATTTCGATTTCGGCACCGTCCGCGAAGGCACCCGAGCCTCTCACCAATTCACCGTCACCAATGCCTCCGACGCCCCGATCGAGATCGAGTTCGAACGATCGAGTTGCCGTTGCCTCTGGTATCAGCCGGGCTCAGCGATACCCCCCGGCGAGTCGGGCGAAGTCGCGATCACGATCGATGGTTCGAGAGTGGAACCCGGTCCTCTGACCGAAACGGTCGTGATCCGCAACAAGCTGAATCCCGAGCTGACGGCCTCGGCCGTCGTCACGGCAGAGATCGTCGGAAGGAACTGA
- a CDS encoding NAD+ synthase produces MKIYIGQINPTVGAIRSNVEKIRSTYRDGTAAGADLVVVTELAVTGYPPRDLLDKRVFVDASVAARDELAASTGKTALVFGCVTWNDEHDGKPFRNTAVVASEGKVVHEQHKSLLPTYDVFDELRYFEPASSVTTVEIAGKRTGVLICEDFWFDDKVFGRRLYERNPVREAVEAGAELLINISASPFNAGKKRSRRGLFSAIARNNGIPLLYVNQVGGNDELLFDGSSLVFNESGETVFCGPSFRESAALVPLDGPPCDSIASLSLEEEIAEALTMGLRDYLHKVGFSDVVLGLSGGIDSAVAAALAVRALGPEHVTGIAMPSRFSSQSSIDDARSLAENLGIRFTIVSIDDIFESYLRRFEEMFENPDFGLTEENVQARIRGNLLMAWSNENGSMVIATGNKSELAVGYCTLYGDMSGGLSLIGDVYKTMVYRIARWLNSDGAVIPESSIVKPPSAELRPDQTDQQSLPPYEVLDPILVHYIEDWLEVDEIVAKGFDPAVVERIVRMVDGNEFKRRQAAPTLRVSSKAFGSGRQMPIAQRWRG; encoded by the coding sequence TTGAAGATCTACATCGGTCAGATCAATCCGACTGTCGGTGCCATCCGATCGAACGTCGAAAAGATTCGATCAACCTACCGCGACGGTACAGCCGCCGGGGCCGATCTCGTCGTCGTGACGGAACTGGCCGTAACGGGTTATCCACCGCGGGATCTCCTCGACAAGCGTGTCTTCGTGGATGCCAGCGTCGCGGCCCGTGACGAGCTCGCGGCGTCCACCGGAAAAACCGCCCTCGTATTCGGCTGCGTCACCTGGAACGACGAGCACGACGGCAAGCCCTTCCGCAACACGGCAGTCGTCGCCAGCGAAGGAAAAGTCGTGCATGAACAGCATAAATCTCTCCTCCCGACGTACGATGTGTTCGACGAGCTTCGTTACTTCGAACCGGCGTCCTCCGTGACGACCGTGGAGATCGCAGGAAAACGAACCGGCGTCCTGATCTGTGAGGACTTCTGGTTCGACGACAAAGTGTTCGGCCGCCGTCTCTACGAGAGAAACCCGGTGCGCGAAGCGGTCGAAGCCGGAGCCGAGCTCCTGATCAATATTTCCGCGTCACCCTTCAACGCCGGAAAGAAAAGATCGAGGCGCGGGCTTTTTTCGGCCATCGCCAGGAACAACGGAATTCCGCTGCTCTACGTCAATCAGGTCGGCGGCAACGATGAGCTGCTCTTCGATGGGTCGAGTCTCGTTTTCAACGAATCCGGCGAGACGGTCTTCTGCGGGCCTTCATTCAGAGAAAGCGCCGCTCTGGTTCCGTTGGACGGTCCGCCCTGCGACTCGATCGCCTCACTGTCGCTCGAGGAAGAGATCGCCGAAGCGCTCACGATGGGACTTCGGGACTATCTCCACAAAGTCGGCTTTTCGGATGTCGTACTGGGCCTCTCCGGAGGCATCGATTCGGCAGTTGCTGCCGCGCTCGCGGTCCGGGCGCTGGGCCCGGAGCACGTCACCGGGATCGCCATGCCTTCGCGGTTCTCTTCGCAATCGAGTATCGACGATGCCCGCTCACTCGCCGAAAACCTCGGGATTCGATTCACGATCGTTTCGATCGACGACATCTTCGAGAGCTACCTCCGGCGTTTCGAAGAGATGTTCGAGAATCCCGACTTCGGGCTGACCGAGGAGAACGTTCAGGCGAGAATACGAGGCAATCTGCTGATGGCCTGGTCCAACGAGAATGGGTCGATGGTGATCGCGACGGGCAACAAGTCGGAGCTCGCGGTCGGCTATTGCACTCTCTATGGGGACATGTCCGGAGGCCTCTCGCTCATCGGCGACGTCTACAAGACGATGGTCTACCGGATCGCGCGGTGGCTCAACTCGGACGGCGCGGTCATCCCGGAGTCCTCGATCGTCAAGCCGCCGTCGGCCGAGCTCCGCCCTGATCAGACGGACCAGCAATCTCTTCCCCCTTACGAGGTTCTCGATCCGATTCTGGTTCACTACATCGAAGACTGGCTCGAGGTCGACGAAATCGTCGCAAAGGGCTTCGATCCGGCCGTCGTCGAACGGATTGTCAGAATGGTCGACGGCAACGAGTTCAAACGCCGTCAGGCTGCCCCTACACTGCGGGTATCGTCGAAGGCCTTCGGAAGCGGCCGGCAGATGCCGATCGCTCAGCGCTGGAGAGGCTGA